Proteins encoded by one window of Cucurbita pepo subsp. pepo cultivar mu-cu-16 chromosome LG14, ASM280686v2, whole genome shotgun sequence:
- the LOC111810035 gene encoding uncharacterized protein LOC111810035, producing the protein MALLSILSEILGKPRIVDVLGELMVLIAPLWIAVIVGVLVGWTWKPKWANLGREMLDSSGSDESKSTSTSFSLLGSIPSFNSLNLQMPSCLLSSFDGKDEKETSSSPSNSDSDSSLLELEGENLKVVNDDDLEYLWKLVEEKDGGPAWIQMMDRSTSNMSYQAWRRDPETGPPQYRSRTVYENATPEMVREFFWDDEFRSKWDDMLISARTLAECPTTGTMVVHWVRKFPFFCSDREYIIGRRIWEAGRSYYCVTKSVPCSSVPRCNKPRRVDLYYSSWCIRAAESKKGDGQLTACEVILFHYEDMGIPWEIAKLGVRQGMWGTVKKIDPGLRAYQKERASSSSVPHCAFMAQINTKVNVDYLRSLENSSHNGSMEDQSSNSSEKPARKNIPKLLVVGGAIALACTIDRGLLTKAVIFGIGRRFAKIGRRL; encoded by the exons ATGGCTTTGCTTTCGATTTTGTCGGagattttggggaaacccagaATTGTTGATGTGCTTGGCGAGCTTATGGTGTTGATTGCTCCTCTTTGGATTGCGGTTATTGTTGGAGTTTTGGTGGGGTGGACTTGGAAACCGAAATGGGCTAATTTGGGACGAGAAATGTTGGATTCTTCAGGTTCGGATGAGTCTAAGTCGACGTCGACTTCCTTCTCGTTGTTGGGGTCAATTCCGAGCTTCAATTCCTTGAACTTGCAGATGCCTAGCTGTTTACTTAGCTCCTTTGATGGAAAAGATGAGAAGGAAACTTCCTCTTCGCCGTCGAACTCTGATTCTGACTCGAG TTTGTTAGAACTTGAAggagaaaatttgaaagttgtGAATGATGATGATTTGGAGTACCTATGGAAGCTAGTTGAAGAGAAAGATGGAGGACCCGCGTGGATTCAAATGATGGATCGTTCTACTTCGAATATGAGTTATCAAGCATGGAGAAGAGATCCTGAG ACTGGACCGCCACAATATAGAAGTAGAACTGTGTATGAAAATGCAACTCCGGAGATGGTGAGGGAGTTCTTTTGGGATGACGAGTTTCGGTCAAAATGGGATGACATGCTCATATCTGCTAGAACTTTGGCAGAATGCCCAACAACAGGAACCATGGTAGTTCATTGGGTGCGCAAG TTTCCTTTCTTCTGTAGTGACAGAGAGTATATAATCGGGCGACGAATCTGGGAAGCAGGGCGATCATATTACTGCGTCACAAAG AGTGTACCATGTTCCTCTGTACCGAGATGCAACAAACCAAGACGGGTTGATTTGTACTACTCGAGCTGGTGCATTCGTGCAG CTGAATCGAAGAAGGGGGACGGACAGCTAACTGCATGCGAGGTTATACTGTTTCACTACGAAGACATGGGCATCCCTTGGGAAATTGCCAAGCTCGGAGTTCGTCAAGGAATGTGGGGAACTGTTAAAAAGATCGATCCCGGGCTACGAGCATACCAAAAAGAGAGAGCATCAAGTTCGTCGGTACCACACTGTGCCTTCATGGCTCAAATCAACACCAAAGTTAATGTAGATTACTTGAGATCTCTGGAAAACAGCTCCCACAATGGTTCCATGGAGGATCAAAGTTCAAACTCATCAGAAAAACCAGCTCGGAAGAACATTCCCAAACTGCTCGTGGTTGGTGGAGCCATTGCTCTAGCCTGCACCATTGACCGTGGACTATTAACAAAGGCAGTCATATTTGGAATTGGCAGAAGGTTCGCCAAGATTGGTAGAAGATTATGA
- the LOC111810037 gene encoding uncharacterized protein LOC111810037, translating into MGNCLFGGGSGEIQGKIKVITSNGGIMELGSPITVGCIADEFPGYGIFKSHDLFWNPLPHNEELLPGKSYYLLQRNRGRNRGETEEGEMGIIRAREGHVRSNSVPEATAAAAGMAPYRMSFDYQGVLRRSQTEVFSRSSEKNGGGVWKVKLVISPKRLVEILEEEGHTQELIESVRTVAKCGSTSTSSSFSSSMAFSDHWSLSSTTANATPSASSKSGGLLEI; encoded by the coding sequence ATGGGGAACTGCTTATTCGGCGGTGGGTCTGGTGAGATTCAGGGGAAAATCAAGGTAATTACGTCCAACGGCGGGATTATGGAGTTGGGTTCTCCGATTACCGTCGGGTGCATCGCTGATGAGTTTCCCGGCTATGGAATATTCAAAAGCCACGATCTTTTTTGGAACCCATTACCGCACAACGAGGAGCTGCTTCCGGGGAAATCCTACTACTTGCTTCAGAGAAACAGgggaagaaacagaggagagACAGAAGAAGGGGAAATGGGAATTATAAGGGCGCGTGAGGGGCACGTGAGGTCGAATAGTGTACCGGAggcgacggcggcggcggcgggtATGGCGCCGTACAGAATGTCGTTTGATTATCAGGGGGTTTTGAGGAGGTCACAGACGGAGGTTTTTTCGAGGAGCAGTGAGAAGAACGGCGGGGGGGTTTGGAAGGTGAAATTGGTGATTAGTCCGAAGCGATTGGTGGAGATTTTGGAGGAGGAAGGTCACACTCAGGAGTTGATTGAGAGCGTAAGGACTGTGGCTAAATGTGGAAGTACTAGCACCAGCAGCAGCTTTTCGTCGTCCATGGCGTTTTCCGATCACTGGAGTTTGTCCTCCACCACCGCCAATGCTACTCCGAGCGCTTCCTCCAAAAGTGGCGGCTTGCTGGAGATCTAA
- the LOC111810036 gene encoding uncharacterized protein LOC111810036: protein MAAQQQQLDKMQLRQSYRNLWHTDLMHTIQADTPYCCLALWCGPCVSYMLRKRALYNDMSRYVCCAGYMPCSGRCGESKCPEFCLGTEVFLCFGNSVASTRFLLQDEFNIQTTQCDNCIIGFMFCLQQIACIFSIVAMIVGSEEIQEASQLLSCLSDMVYCSVCACMQTQHKIELDKRDGMFGPQVMAVPPPQVMSRIDQPIPPSVGYPPQPAYGQPYSYPQPQGYPAPGYPAPGYPQSGYPPTGQPYR from the exons ATGGCAGCGCAGCAGCAACAACTTGATAAGATGCAACTCCGCCAGAGTTATCGTAATCTCTGGCACACTGACCTTATGCATACTATTCAGGCTGACACTCCCT ATTGCTGCCTTGCGTTGTGGTG TGGGCCTTGTGTATCATATATGCTTCGTAAGAGAGCTCTATATAATGACATGTCAAG ATATGTATGCTGTGCAGGCTATATGCCTTGTAGTGGCAGGTGTGGAGAAAGCAAATGCCCTGAATTTTGCCTTGGCACAGAG GTTTTCCTCTGCTTTGGGAACTCAGTGGCTTCAACTCGGTTCTTGTTGCAAGACGAATTCAACATACAGACAACACAATGTGACAATTGCATTATT GGTTTTATGTTCTGTCTACAACAAATAGCATGTATATTTTCCATCGTTGCAATGATAGTAGGAAGTGAAGAAATTCAAGAGGCTTCTCAGCTACTTTCTTGCTTGTCTGATATGGTTTACTGCTC GGTTTGCGCATGTATGCAG ACTCAACACAAGATTGAGCTGGATAAGAGAGACGGCATGTTCGGACCGCAAGTAATGGCAGTGCCTCCTCCTCAAGTTATGTCTCGGATCGATCAACCGATTCCTCCCTCGGTCGGATATCCACCACAACCTGCATATGGACAGCCCTATAGTTATCCTCAGCCTCAAGGCTATCCAGCTCCTGGCTATCCAGCTCCGGGCTATCCACAATCAGGTTACCCCCCCACTGGACAGCCCTATAGGTAA
- the LOC111810033 gene encoding kinesin-like protein KIN-7E, with translation MGAGGGEELIMEETSGREERILVSVRLRPLNEKEVSRNEVSEWECINDNTVIFRNALSLAERSVYPSAYTFDRVFGCDCSTRKVYEEGAKEVALSVVSGLNSTIFAYGQTSSGKTYTMSGITDYAMADIYDYIKKHSEREFLLKFSAIEIYNESVRDLLGLDNTPLRLLDDSERGTTVEKLTEETLRDRNHFKQLLSLCEAQRQIGETSLNEASSRSHQILRLTIQSSAREFLGNGKSSSLTATVNFVDLAGSERASQSLSAGARLKEGCHINRSLLTLGTVIRKLSKGRNGHIPFRDSKLTRILQSSLGGNARTAIICTMSPAQVHVEQSRNTLLFASCAKEVVTNAQVNVVVSDKALVKQLQRELARLERELRSSGQTSERPDITLVREKDLQIEKLKKDLSELTMERDHAQSQVKDLLKMVEEDKSSMPSPDLDDQYPRLRARSSWDFDSRPSETTVMIDSQILGDVSGSFDASQYSGGQSTSSDDHFVHLVEVKKDVLLGKSPPQVSSIVPSLVDTQSYTEEVEELPCENSEDICKEVRCIEMEESSMNRYLVSTTSDSSPERYVDSTTPSPVPNTTTSNVADKEQSNKWKLESYPAEEDSKPNNFSPFYVIPSPEKPSPWNIEKNMSNSGRLNPIESYPADEDSKPNNFSPFYVIPSPEKPSPWNIEKNMSNSGRLNPIESYPADEDSKPNNFSPFYVIPSPEKPSPWNIEKNMSNSGRLNPIESYPADEDSKPNNFSPFYVIPSPEKPSPWNIEKDMSNSGRLNPTRSRSCNGSLMRTLSTENIKEIQSTPPIWFGEDFIGRPESFRAPLKYDVETERSSVTYSQTSQMSASIDEHCEQNLDVLEDDKSDATTPATDLEHDQISNLERINQLLDITTQISNLESEKHLLDAAALGDKPKPFEPAKNVEDVGVDPIHNDAISPSEWPSEFRRLQKDIIELWHICNVSLVHRTYFFLLFKGGDPADSIYMEVEFRRLSFLRDSFSQGNQTVENGQTLTPASSLKALHRERQMLCREMQKRLSRKQREALFTEWDIELDSNNRRLQLVHLLWNDTKDMDHITKSATVVAKLVNYVEPDQASREMFGLNFTPRHNARAIPSLETKSEGCFIM, from the exons ATGGGCGCTGGTGGTGGCGAAGAGCTAATAATGGAAGAGACAAGTGGGCGTGAAGAGAGAATTTTGGTATCAGTTCGTCTGCGCCCTTTGAACGAGAAGGAGGTTTCAAGGAATGAGGTCTCGGAATGGGAATGCATCAACGACAACACTGTTATATTCCGGAATGCGCTTTCGCTGGCTGAACGCTCCGTGTATCCATCCGCGTATACATTTG ACAGGGTATTCGGTTGCGATTGCTCGACACGGAAGGTCTATGAGGAGGGTGCCAAGGAAGTTGCTCTTTCCGTTGTCAGTGGACTTAACT CAACTATTTTTGCTTATGGACAAACAAGCAGTGGGAAAACGTACACCATGAGTGGAATTACCGATTACGCTATGGCAGATATATATGACTACATAAAGAAG CACTCGGAGAGggaatttcttttgaaattttctgcCATTGAGATATATAATGAATCTGTGAGGGACCTCCTTGGCTTAGACAACACTCCCCTTAGACTCCTGGATGATTCAGAG AGGGGAACCACGGTTGAGAAACTCACAGAGGAAACTCTGAGGGACAGGAATCATTTTAAACAACTTTTATCTCTTTGCGAAG CTCAAAGGCAGATAGGGGAGACATCTTTGAATGAAGCAAGCTCCAGATCTCATCAGATTCTTAGATTG ACAATTCAGAGCTCAGCTCGTGAATTCTTAGGCAACGGCAAGTCGAGTTCTCTCACAGCTACCGTG AATTTTGTCGATCTGGCTGGAAGTGAACGTGCATCTCAGTCGTTATCAGCTGGTGCACGTCTGAAAGAAGGTTGTCACATAAATCGTAGTTTGCTTACTCTTGGGACTGTTATTCGTAAGCTCAG TAAGGGAAGAAATGGACATATTCCTTTCAGGGATTCGAAGTTAACTCGTATATTGCAATCTTCCTTGGGAGGCAATGCTAGAACTGCGATCATCTGTACCATGAGCCCTGCTCAAGTCCATGTTGAGCAATCAAGAAACACACTCCTTTTTGCCAGTTGTGCTAAAGAAGTTGTTACTAATGCTCAGGTAAACGTAGTTGTGTCTGATAAGGCTCTAGTGAAACAATTGCAGAGAGAATTGGCAAGATTGGAAAGGGAGTTAAGAAGCTCTGGACAAACTTCTGAAAGACCCGATATCACATTAGTTAGAGAAAAAGATCTCCAGATTGAGAAG CTCAAAAAGGACTTAAGTGAGCTTACCATGGAACGAGACCATGCTCAATCTCAGGTCAAGGATCTGCTTAAAATGGTTGAAGAGGATAAATCTTCAATGCCATCG CCAGATTTGGATGATCAGTACCCAAGATTACGGGCGCGGTCTTCCTGGGACTTCGATAGTCGCCCATCTGAGACAACAGTAATGATAGATTCTCAAATCCTGGGTGATGTTTCTGGATCTTTTGATGCATCTCAGTATTCAGGTGGACAGAGCACTAGTTCTGATGATCATTTTGTGCATCTTGTTGAAGTTAAAAAGGACGTCCTGCTAGGTAAATCCCCTCCACAAGTATCCTCGATAGTTCCCTCTTTGGTTGATACCCAATCATATACGGAGGAGGTAGAAGAACTGCCCTGTGAGAACTCCGAGGATATCTGCAAGGAAGTGCGATGTATTGAGATGGAAGAATCAAGTATGAATAGATACTTAGTTTCTACCACGTCAGATTCTAGCCCAGAAAGATATGTTGATTCTACCACTCCGTCTCCTGTACCGAACACAACAACCTCGAACGTAGCTGATAAAGAGCAAAGTAACAAATGGAAATTAGAATCATACCCTGCAGAAGAAGATAGCAAGCCTAACAACTTCAGTCCCTTCTATGTAATCCCATCACCAGAGAAACCTTCTCCATGGaatatagagaaaaatatgagTAATTCTGGACGATTAAATCCAATAGAATCATACCCTGCAGACGAAGATAGCAAGCCTAACAACTTCAGTCCCTTCTATGTAATCCCATCACCAGAGAAACCTTCTCCATGGaatatagagaaaaatatgagTAATTCTGGACGATTAAATCCAATAGAATCATACCCTGCAGACGAAGATAGCAAGCCTAACAACTTCAGTCCCTTCTATGTAATCCCATCACCAGAGAAACCTTCTCCATGGaatatagagaaaaatatgagTAATTCTGGACGATTAAATCCAATAGAATCATACCCTGCAGACGAAGATAGCAAGCCTAACAACTTCAGTCCCTTCTATGTAATCCCATCACCAGAGAAACCTTCTCCATGGAATATAGAGAAAGATATGAGTAATTCTGGACGATTAAATCCAACTAGGAGTAGAAGTTGTAATGGCAGTCTTATGAGAACCTTATCTACAGAGAACATCAAGGAAATCCAGAGCACACCACCAATTTGGTTTGGAGAAGACTTCATAGGGAGACCTGAGAGTTTCCGTGCTCCATTGAAATATGATGTTGAGACTGAGAGGTCGTCAGTAACTTATTCTCAAACTTCCCAGATGAGTGCTTCCATAGACGAGCATTGTGAACAGAATCTTGATGTTTTAGAAGACGACAAAAGTGATGCGACCACTCCAGCTACAGACCTAGAACATGACCAGATATCCAACCTTGAGAGAATAAATCAACTTCTTGATATAACAACGCAGATATCCAACCTTGAAAGTGAAAAGCATCTTCTTGATGCAGCG GCGCTTGGGGATAAACCAAAGCCCTTCGAACCTGCGAAGAACGTGGAAGACGTCGGCGTGGATCCAATCCATAATGACGCGATAAGTCCTTCAGAATGGCCTTCGGAATTCAGAAGGCTTCAAAAGGACATAATTGAACTGTGGCATATTTGTAATGTCTCATTGGTGCATAGAACCTactttttccttctatttaAAGGTGGTGATCCAGCTGATTCTATTTACATGGAGGTAGAGTTCAGGAGACTATCCTTCCTCAGGGACTCATTTTCTCAGGGAAATCAAACCGTGGAAAATGGCCAAACACTGACACCAGCATCGAG TCTGAAGGCGCTTCACCGGGAGAGGCAAATGTTGTGCAGAGAAATGCAGAAGAGGCTCTCAAGGAAACAAAGAGAGGCCCTATTCACAGAATGGGACATTGAATTGGATTCTAACAACAGGAGATTGCAATTGGTTCACCTTCTATGGAATGATACAAAAGATATGGATCACATAACAAAAAGCGCAACCGTTGTTGCAAAACTTGTTAACTATGTAGAACCAGATCAGGCCTCCAGAGAAATGTTTGGTCTTAATTTCACTCCACGCCACAATGCTCGAGCGATCCCCTCCTTGGAGACAAAGAGTGAAGGTTGTTTCATAATGTAA
- the LOC111810038 gene encoding B-box zinc finger protein 18-like produces the protein MRTLCDACESAAAIVFCAADEAALCRSCDEKVHMCNKLASRHVRVGLASPSDVPRCDICENAPAFFYCEIDGSSLCLQCDMIVHVGGKRTHKRYLLLRQRVEFPGDKPINLDDPSPHSKVSNDISKGHNLPPPHKVTVEDNQQNHHRLSPVREANDDGHAESDTKMIDLNMKPQRVHGQAANNQDL, from the exons ATGAGAACACTTTGTGACGCTTGTGAAAGCGCTGCTGCTATCGTCTTTTGCGCTGCTGACGAAGCCGCGCTTTGCCGCTCTTGTGACGAGAAG GTCCATATGTGCAATAAACTCGCAAGTCGACATGTAAGAGTTGGCCTTGCAAGTCCGAGTGACGTTCCCCGTTGTGATATATGCGAGAACGCACCTG CTTTCTTTTACTGTGAGATAGATGGAAGTTCCCTTTGTTTGCAATGTGACATGATCGTTCACGTTGGAGGGAAACGAACACATAAGCGATACCTTTTGCTAAGGCAGAGGGTCGAG TTTCCAGGAGACAAACCTATAAATCTTGATGATCCATCTCCACATTCTAAGGTTTCCAATGATATTAGTAAAGGACATAACCTGCCACCACCACATAAAGTGACCGTGGAAGACAACCAACAGAATCATCACCGACTATCACCTGTTCGAGAAGCTAACGACGATGGTCATGCCGAGTCCGACACGAAAATGATTGATTTGAATATGAAGCCTCAAAGGGTCCATGGGCAGGCTGCTAATAATCAG GATCTATGA